Proteins co-encoded in one Bos taurus isolate L1 Dominette 01449 registration number 42190680 breed Hereford chromosome X, ARS-UCD2.0, whole genome shotgun sequence genomic window:
- the LOC112445189 gene encoding LOW QUALITY PROTEIN: small EDRK-rich factor 2-like (The sequence of the model RefSeq protein was modified relative to this genomic sequence to represent the inferred CDS: substituted 2 bases at 2 genomic stop codons) — protein sequence MENQSDLVKRKHXDXKLSAVGHKQKDSEIMQQKLKKANEKKEPK from the coding sequence ATGGAAAACCAGAGTGACTTGGTTAAGAGAAAACACTGAGATTAGAAGCTTTCTGCTGTGGGCCACAAGCAGAAGGACTCGGAGATCATGCAGCAGAAGCTGaaaaaggcaaatgaaaagaAGGAACCCAAGTAA